The Aminivibrio pyruvatiphilus sequence CGGAAATTTCAAAGGGAAGGGGGGCGGCGGGCGACAGAAGAAGGAAGTCCTCCGCCACGATCTCCCAGTCCCCCGTCTTCATGGAGGGGTTGGCCGTTCCTTCCGGCCGCGGGCGGATTTTTCCCCGGACGGCAAGAACAAATTCGCTGCGGAGGTCTCCAGCCCGTTCGTGAACTTCCGGAGTCAGCTCGGGATTGAAGACTACCTGGACCACCCCGGTGTGGTCCCATAACTCGATGAATATAAGGCCTCCGAGATCCCGCCTTCTGCGGACCCATCCGTTCACTGCCGCCGGAATCTCTTCTCCCGCCCTGCCGGAGACCATGCCGCAATAAGTGGTTCGCTGCCAGTTGCCGTCAAAATGACGATATGTTCCTTCCATGGGACCCTTCCTCTCACAACAACCCGGGTTCTTTACCCTTTCAGGGTAGAGAGCATTTCCTTTACCGCTTCCGCCAGACCTTCTCCGGGGATTTCCTGCTGTTCTCCCGTGGTGAGGTTCTTCACCGCCACCGTCCCCCGGGCGAGTTCATCCTCGCCGATGATGCAGACCAGCCGCGCGTTTCTGGCCGAAGCCGCTTTCATCTGGGCTTTCATGCTCCGATCGTTGAAATCCATGTCCGCCGAAATGCCGTTTTTTCTCAGATGATCCACCACGGAAAGAATGCCGGCTCTCGAGCGGGAATCCAGAGCGACGCCGAACACGTCAAGCAGGGGCTCTTCTCCGAAAGAACACCCTTCCTGCTCCATGACCATGAGAATACGGTCCACTCCGGCGGCAAAACCCACGCCGGGGACATGGGGACCCCCGATGGCTTCGGCGAGATTGTCATACCGGCCTCCTCCGCACACGGCGTTCTGGGACCCCAAGGCTCCGGAGAGTACTTCATAGGCGGTTTTCGTGTAATAGTCAAGTCCCCTGACAAGGCGTTTGTCCATACGGTAAACCGCCCCCAGCCCGTCGAGAGATGACCTGACGGCGTCGAAATGCTCCCTGCATTCGGAACATAGACTTTCGTATACGGAAGGAGCGTCCTCCGTGACTTCCCGGCAGGACTCCTTCTTACAGTCAAGAATCCTCAGGGGATTCCTGTCCATCCTGTCCCGGCAGGTTTCGCAAAGGTCTCCTTCCCTGGAGGAGAAATACCCTTTCAGTCGCTGCCTGTAATCAGGACGGCATGCAGGACATCCAACGGAATTGATGACCACTTCGAGCCGGGACAGGCCCAGCCGTCTGAAAACCTCCAGGGACAGGGCGATGATCTCCGCATCGGCATAGGGGGAGGCGGAGCCGAGGCTTTCAAAATCGACCTGCCAGAACTGCCTGTAGCGGCCTTTCTGGGGGCGTTCATATCTGAACATGGGGCCTGCGCACCACATTTTGACCGGCTGGGGAAGGGTTCCCATCCTGTGTTCAAGATAGGAGCGGACCATGGAGGCCGTAGCCTCCGGACGAAGGGTGATGCTCCGTCCCCCCTTGTCGGTGAAGGTGTACATCTCTTTTTCCACCACGTCAGTCGTGTCGCCTATGCCCCTTGAAAAAAGCTCGGTGTGTTCGAAAATGGGCAGGTGAACCTCGGAAAAGCCGAAATCCACCGCAGTCTTCCGGAGAACACCGAAGACGTAGTCCCATTTCCACGATTCAAAGGGAAGTATATCCCGAACCCCCTTGGGGGCACTGATTTCCGACATGTTATCTCCTCCTGCCGGCAGGACCTTCTCCTCTTTTCTGATAAAGAGGGAAAGCGCCGGATATACATTATGCAGGATAGTATACCTCAACGTAGGGTTCATTTTCCACACCGGATCTGTATTTTTCCCGGGAAGCCGCAGGGAAAAGGAAAGCCCCGGCTCCTGCGGCCGGGGCTTTCCTTGCTTCTGCGGTTCTACCGCGATTCGAGCTGGAACTTGATGGCCGTCCTCTCTTCATCGTCAATGGATATCTTGGAAAAGGCAGGGATGCATACGAGATCGATGCCGTTCGGCGCCACATATCCCCGGGCTATGGCAATAGACTTCACCGACTGGTTGACCGCCCCTGCGCCTACTGCCTGTACCTCCACAGCCCCCTTTTCCCGCAGCACCGCAGCAATGGCTCCTGCAACGGATTTGGGCTGTGACTTGGCAGAGACCTTGAGAACTTCCATAGAAAAGACCTCCTTCATTGGTTGACGACCCGAATTGTGATCAGATGCAATCATAAAACCATGAAGCCTGAAGGCCCGCAAAAAACCAACGCAAAGTTTTCAAATAAGTATAATCGCAGAGTTAAGTTCTTTGCAAGAAGAAAATACAATTACTTCCTTTCTGATGGATCAGTTCTCCCTTCTCCCGTCCGCCGCCGGAGTATCCGGCGCTCCCACTCTTCGAGGTGTTTTCTGTCCTCCGGAAATAGCTGGGAAAAAAGCTGCGCTCTGAGGTCCGTTCCAATGGAACCCCTGTCACCCCGTGTCTTCGATTTTCCGCCGATCCCGCCCCAGGAGATCTTTTCTTTTCCGCTGAACAGGTCGAAGTCGACCAGGCGGGAGCCGTCCGCCCCGTATTCAAGCCCCATAAGGATCTCCTTTATCGTCTGTGCCGGGAGAAAGGTAAAGAGCCTCAGACGGTATATTTTCACCGCCATGAGGATGTGGGCGTAATCCTTTCCCCACCCCTCCCCGAGGATCATGCCGGCTTCGAGACTTTCAAGAACGGCGCGGAGCCGTTCGTAATGGTCGAGATAGCGGCCCCAGGAATCATAGATCCGTATCTCAAGCTCGTTCCACTGACGGTTCTCCAGCCCTTCGCTGAAATACCACAGTGCCCTGCTGCGGAGGGAGTTGAGCAGTTTTTCGAAGGAGACTCCCTCCACGTGGAGCACTTCGTCCATCATGTCGGCAATTGAGAGGGATCTGTTCAGCGGCTTCGCCGTAAAACAGACCGCGATGCTCCCCTTCCTGGCAACACGAAGGACAGACCGGAGTCTTCCCCGTTCCGCCGAGTAGTCGCGGGCTATCTGGCCGATAACCCGTTCCTTTTCCCCGAAGACCCGGAAAAAAAGAAGACGGGGCATGATTCTCACCGACAACGGCCAGGCTTCATACCCGCTGTTCAGGAAAAGGGCAAGAATCTCATCGGCGGCGGCGGCGGCCATGAGGAACCGGCGGTCGTCTCCCCGGGGGCCTCCCCGGAAGAGAATCACGGACTGCCCTTCTCCCGCGCTGTCAAAAGCGCCTTCAAGAGTGTGCTCCGTGCACCGGAATTTCGAAGAAACCAGGGATTTCATTGCGGCTTCGTTCCCTTTCAGCAGCAGGATGCGCGGTCCTCCTCGGACGATGGAAAGCACGCCACTCCCCCCTTTTTGGTCACAATCCCCTTTTTCTCCGTCCCAGCCGTCCGTCATCCACATATCCGGGATAGGGCAGACAGTACACCTTTCCCAGGGAAAGAGAAATGATATGTACGCCCAGAAGCCCGTTTAAGAAAAAGCGCCCCTGTTCGGAACAGTCCGCCTGCGACGGCTCATGGCCGAAAAGATTGTATCTGAGCGGGGGCTCCTCAAGACCGGACATGTCATGGCTGAGGTTGAAACCCTCTCCGCAGAGTTCGATCCGTCCCCGGTCCCTGAAGACCAGGCTTTCCGGAAAAAATTCTCTGACCGTGGCCTCGTTGTCGTGATTTCCGGTGACAAAGACCAGGCCAGGGGAATCATCTCCTTCCAGAGCCCGCCTGAGATGCTCCAGCTTGGCCCTGTATCTCGGCAGTTCCCCCGGGGAGAGTTCAAGCTTCACGTCATCGGCCAGGTCGCCCGTATGCACTATCCACCGGGGAGAAAGTACCTTCACAAGCCTGCGAACCGCCCCGTAGACGGTCGATGGTGTATCGGCGAGGTGCATGACCAGATCGCCCTTCAGCTCCCTGACCTCTGGCGGAACATATATTCCCAAAAAGACGCCGTACAGCGGCATCCACCAGTTTTTATCCATGAGCGGCCCCTCTCTTCCAGGCAGATTCTACCATGATATAGCCCCCCTTTTCCTGCCGTGCTAGAATGAGAAAAAAAGAACCGGAGGCTTTGAATGAACGCCCACATCGCCCAGCGCGTTTCCCAGGAGCTGAAAATTGCCCCTTCGTCCGTGGAAGCGGTTCTGTCCCTTCTCGAGCAGGACGCCACCGTTCCCTTTATCGCACGGTACCGGAAGGAAGCCACGGGCTCCCTCGATGAAGAGGCCATTTTTGCCATAAAGGAGCGCTATGCCAGGCTCGAAGAACTTGAAGCGAGAAAAAAAGCGGTGCTCTCCTCTCTTGAGGAACGGAGCCTTCTTTCATCCGTTCTCGAAGAACAGATCAGGAACGCCCCTTCCCTGACCATCCTCGAAGACATATACCTTCCCTTCCGTCCCAAGCGAAGAACGCGGGCATCCATGGCCGAGGAAAAGGGACTGGCACCCCTCGCAGAACGTCTGCTGCTCCAGAAGGGTGACGACCCGGCCGCTCTCGCCCTCTCTTTTGTTTCCGAAGAAAGAGGAGTGGCTTCGGAAGAGGAGGCCCTTCAGGGAGCGCTCGACATCATCGCCGAGCGGATAAGCGAACACGGCGAGGCGCGGAGGAAGATGCGGCTTCTTTTCGGAAGGCGGGGGAAAATACGGAGTTCCGTCGCTAAAGGAAAGGAAGAGGAAGGGGCCAAGTTCAGAGATTACTTCTCCTGGGAGGAACCGGCCGCCCCGGCTCCGTCCCACAGGATCCTGGCCATGTTCCGGGGAGAAAAGGAAAAATTCCTCAGCCTCTCCGTCCTTCCTCCCGAGGACGAGGCGCTGAGGATACTCAGGGAAATATTTCTTCTCGGCAGCGGCCCCGACTCCGTCCTTGTGGACCGGGGAATCGTCGACGGCTACCGCCGTCTTCTCGCTCCGTCCATGGAAACGGAACTGAGGAACGCCTTGAAGAAAAAGGCCGACCGGGAGGCCATCTCCGTTTTTGCGGGCAACGTGAAGGAAGTGCTCCTCGCCCCCCCCCTCGGCCCGAAAAACATTCTTGCCGTAGACCCCGGATTCAGGACCGGGTGCAAGTTTGTCTGCCTGAACAGGCAGGGTGACCTTCTCCATCACGGGGTGATCTATCCCCATCCCCCCCGTGGAGACGAAAAGGGAAGCGCCGACACCATCCTCCGTGCTGCGGAAAAATACGAAATTGAAGCCATAGCCGTGGGCAACGGCACCGCGGGAAGAGAGACGGAGCGGTTCCTCCGCGGGCTCGGCCTGCCTTCATCCATCATCATAACCATGGTGAACGAAAGCGGGGCTTCCGTATACTCCGCTTCCGAAACTGCAAGAAGAGAGTTTCCCGAGTACGATCTTACCGTCCGCGGAGCCGTTTCCATCGGGCGGAGACTTCTCGATCCCCTGGCAGAACTGGTGAAGATCGATCCCAAGTCCATCGGCGTGGGACAGTACCAGCATGACGTGGACCAGAAGGAGCTGAAGAAGTCTCTCGATACGGTGGTGGAGTTCTGCGTTCATGCCGTGGGCGTGGACCTGAATACTGCAAGCCTGGAGCTTCTCTCCTCCGTTTCGGGTCTCGGGCAGTCCACGGCCGGTCAGATAATGAAGTACAGGGAGGCCAACGGTCCCTTCTCAACCCGGAAGGAGCTGCTGAACGTCCCCCGCCTCGGGCCGAAGACCTTCGAGCAGGCAGCCGGGTTCCTCCGGGTTTCCGGGGGCCCTGACCCTCTTGACCGCAGTGCCGTCCACCCCGAACGGTACCCCATCGTGGAACGGATGGCGGCCGATCTCGGCTGCTCCGTTTCGGAACTGATGAAGGATCCCGGGAAGAGGAGCCTCATCGACCCGGAACGATATATTTCAGGCGACGCGGGTCTCCCGACCCTCACGGATATCCTTGCGGAGCTTGAACGTCCTGGACGGGATCCCCGGCAGACCTTCGAGATCTATTCCTTCACCGAGGGAATCGAAAAAATCGACGATCTCGCCCCGGGCATGACGCTCCCCGGAGTGGTGACGAACATCACCTCCTTCGGCGCCTTTGTCGACATCGGCGTCCACCAGGACGGGCTGGTGCACAGGAAGCACCTGCCCGGAGGAACGGAATCGGGACTCCGGCCCGGACAAAGGGTGGAGGTCTCGGTCCTTGACGTGGACCGCGCCAGGAACCGCATTGCCCTGTCCATGAAAGGACATGGGGGGAGGAAGAAAAAATGAGCGGACCGAGAGTCGTAGTCATCGGGGGCGGAGCCGCAGGCCTCATGGCGGCCGGGCGGGCCGCGGAAAAAGGAGCCCGGGTCATCCTGGTGGAGAAAAACCAGACCCTCGGCGCGAAACTCCTGCTCAGCGGCAAGGGCAGGTGCAACCTTACAAGTGCCGAAGAGGACATGGAAACCTTTCTCTCGGCCTTCGGACCGAAGGGGAAATTTCTTTACTCGGCCTTTTCCCGTTTCGGTCCCGCGGAAACCCTGGATTTTTTTTCCTCCCGGGGACTCAAAACGAAGGTGGAACGGGGAAAACGTGTTTTTCCCGAAAAGGGAGGTTCCGAAAAAGTAATCAACTGCCTCATCGACTACATCCGCCAGGGAGGGGTCACCGTATACCGGAACAGGGAAGCCCTCAACCTGGAAATCAGAGACGGAAGGGCCCTCCGGTTCATCCTGCGGGGACAGGAAGTCGAGGGGGATGCCTTCGTAATCTGCACGGGGGGAAGATCCTTTCCCAAAACGGGGTCGACAGGGGACGGATACAGGTTTGCCAAAAGAGCCGGCCACGAGGTCGTCCAGCCGGTGCCTGCCCTCTGTCCCGTCCGGCTGAAGGAAAAGTGGCCTCTTTCAGCCCGGGGACTGAACCTGAAAAACGTTTCCCTTACCCTCCTGAAGGACGGAACAGTAATATCCAGGCGCTTCGGGGAACTGCTTCTGACTCATTTCGGCATCAGCGGACCCATTGCCATGGACATGAGCAGAGAAATAGGTGACGCCTGCGCCGCAGGAAACGCGGCTCTCTTCCTTGACCTGAAGCCTGCCCTGACCATGGATGTGCTCACGGCACGCATCGGGAGGGACCTGGAAAAATACGCGGGAAAAATGTTCCAGGACTGCCTGAAGGACCTGCTTCCAGGGGGACTGATTCCTGCGGTGGTGCAAAAGGCACCCATTCCCCCCGATAAAAGGGCGGAATACATTTCCGCAGAGGAAAAAAAGAATCTGGCCCATCTTCTCAAGGAGTACCCCCTGACTCCCGACGGACTGCTCGGCTTTGACTGGTCCATCGTTACCAGCGGAGGCGTGGACCTCAGGGAAATCGATCCGAAGACCATGGGCTCCAGGATCGTGGAAAACCTCTTCTTTGCAGGAGAAATTCTTGACCTTGACGGCCCCACGGGCGGGTTCAACCTCCAGATGTGCTGGAGCACGGGCTACGTCGCCGGCGAAAGCGCGGCATCGGCCGCATGCCGGGAGAACTGAAGGTTCCGCGGCATGGCAGCCCCATCCCGGCAGGGAAAAAAACTTCTCTCCGTCCTCGTTCTCCTTCTGCCGGCACTTCTTTTTCCGGTGTGGCGCGAACCGGCGGCTGCATCGGAAAACAGGAAAGTGGTCCTGCTCCATACCCTTTCTCCTGACGACGAATGGACCCGCCGGGCAACGGACGGAATATTGTCCGTTTTTTCGGATTCGCCAGTCAAAGCCGAGTTCTTCATAGAATACATGGACATTACGAGTACCTTCTGGTCGACCCACGTGGACCGTCTGAAGGACCTCCTGGAGGCAAAATACTCGTCCTCCCCTCCCGCCGTGGTGATCGCGACAGGGAACGAGGCCGTCTCATTCGCCCTTGTAAACACGACGGCGCTTTTCGGGGGAGCTCCTATTGTGTACTGCGGCCTGTCCAACGAATATCTCTTTTCCGTGTTCCCGGACAGCAGGGGAACGGGAGTCCGTTCGGCCCCCGCCCATGCTCTTCTCATCTCCGAAATTGCGAGGCTCCACCCCGGCGCTTCCGTCGCCTTTGTGTCTGATCTTACGCCGGCGGGGCTCAGGGACCTTTCACGGCTCAACTCAAGCCTGGTGAATTCGGGGGTCCGCCCCCGCCTGATCCCCCTCTCCGGCTTTTCGGCCGGGCGGCTTGCGGATTCGCTCCGGGAACTGCCGGCAAATACGATCATCATGCTGGGAACCCATACCACCCTGCCTGACGGAAACCCCATGACCATGCTGGATACCCTCGCCCTCATACTGCGGAACACATCACTGCCCGTATATACCCTGAGTGAGGAGGGCGTTCGCCTCGGCGCCCTGGCCAGCGTGGCCGGGAAGGGGTACGAAAAGGGAAGAAAAGCTGGGGAGATGGCGGTGAGGATCCTTTCTGGAGAAGAAGTGGAAACCATACCGCCCGAAAAATCCACGGCAGACCACCTGATTTTCGACTACCGGAAGATGCGGCTTCATTCAATCCCGAGAAGCGCCCTTTCAGAGAAAAGCGTCATTCTGAACGATCCCGCCGAGATGGCAGCCAGATATTTTCCCCTCACGATCCTCTACCTGGGACTGTTTGCCCTTCTGGGCGGCCTGGCCTTTTTTTTGAAGCGAAAGATCGCTAAAAGGAAAAGCACCGAGAAAAATCTTAGGGACAGGACGGAATACTGGGAACAACTCTTCCAGAGATCTCCCGAGGGTGTTGTTGTGTACAATGAAGCAGGAGATGTGCTGGAAACGAACCCCGTATTTCGCTCCACCTTCGCCCTTTCTGAAGAGGACCTCGAAGGCGCGAGCATAACCGACCTTCTTCCCTGGGAAAAAGGAACCCTCCGTCCCGAAGACTTCTTCAGGGATGACAGGGGAGAAAGCAGGGAAGTGAAAATCCCTGACAGGGACGGCATCCCCATTCCTGCGACCCACCTCTCCTTTCCCCTTGTTTCCGGCTCGGAGAAGATTTTCTGCTCCCTCGTCCAGGACATCAGCAAACGAAAGGAAATGGAAAAGCGGCTTGAAGAGAGGGGGCTGTTCCAGGAAACCCTTTCCGCCATATCCTCCCGTTTTATACTCTCACCGAGCTATCACGACGCCATGCGGGCTTCCCTTGAAGACATCCTCATCCTCTCGAAGGCAAAAACGGCGGCCCTGTACAGGCTCACTGGAAGAAAGGGCATACTGGCCCGAGAGACGGAAGTACGGTCTTCAGCGGAGAGTCCATCCATGGCAGGTCTGTTTCCGTCGGAGCAGGAGGAGGACTTCCTCTGGAAATCGCTTCTCTTTCGTGAAGAATCCGTCAGGCCGGCCACCCTCTGCCTGACGGACCTCCCCCAGAACGAGAGAAAAGAATGGTTCCCCATCGCTGAAAAGGGGATATCATCTGTATCCGTACTCCCTCTGTTTCTCCGGGACTCCTTCCAGGGGTTCCTGGCCCTCGCCGATCCCTCCCCGGACTGGAGGGAGAATATGGCCGAGCCCGTTTTTGATATTCTTCGAAACGCTCTTGCCGCTGCCATGGAGCGTTACCAGGACGAAGCCTCCCTGGAAAGGAACCACAGGGTAATCAACGAACGTTTCACCGGCGTCATTCTCGCCCTCTGTCAGGTCAGCGAACTTCGGGACGTGTCCACGTCGGGACACCAGAGAAACGTCTCGGCCCTTGCGGAAGGGCTTGCCCGAAGGCTCGGGCTTCCCTCAGAGACAGTCCTCGGCGTCAGGTACGCCGGACTTGTGCACGATATAGGCAAGCTTTATATTCCGGCGGAGATACTGTCCAAGCCCTCAAAGCTTACTGCGGCAGAATACGAGCTCGTCAAAAAACATCCTGAATTCGGGAAAGACATTCTCTCTCCCCTGGATTTCCCGTGGCCGCTAACAGAAATCATTCTCCAGCACCATGAACGGTTCGATGGTACGGGGTATCCCCTTGGAGTAAAAAAAGACGGGATCTGCATCGAAGCCAGAATACTTGCCGTGGCGGACGCCTTCGATGCCATGACCTCCGAGCGGCCCTACAGGAAGAAGCATTCACCCGCCCAGGCCATGGAAGAAATCAGGGGCCTGTCGGGAAAAGCCTATGACCCGGAGATTGTGGAAGCTCTGGAAGCCTTCTGCAAAGAAAACCCTTC is a genomic window containing:
- the hisS gene encoding histidine--tRNA ligase; protein product: MSEISAPKGVRDILPFESWKWDYVFGVLRKTAVDFGFSEVHLPIFEHTELFSRGIGDTTDVVEKEMYTFTDKGGRSITLRPEATASMVRSYLEHRMGTLPQPVKMWCAGPMFRYERPQKGRYRQFWQVDFESLGSASPYADAEIIALSLEVFRRLGLSRLEVVINSVGCPACRPDYRQRLKGYFSSREGDLCETCRDRMDRNPLRILDCKKESCREVTEDAPSVYESLCSECREHFDAVRSSLDGLGAVYRMDKRLVRGLDYYTKTAYEVLSGALGSQNAVCGGGRYDNLAEAIGGPHVPGVGFAAGVDRILMVMEQEGCSFGEEPLLDVFGVALDSRSRAGILSVVDHLRKNGISADMDFNDRSMKAQMKAASARNARLVCIIGEDELARGTVAVKNLTTGEQQEIPGEGLAEAVKEMLSTLKG
- a CDS encoding stage V sporulation protein S, which encodes MEVLKVSAKSQPKSVAGAIAAVLREKGAVEVQAVGAGAVNQSVKSIAIARGYVAPNGIDLVCIPAFSKISIDDEERTAIKFQLESR
- a CDS encoding metallophosphoesterase family protein, translated to MDKNWWMPLYGVFLGIYVPPEVRELKGDLVMHLADTPSTVYGAVRRLVKVLSPRWIVHTGDLADDVKLELSPGELPRYRAKLEHLRRALEGDDSPGLVFVTGNHDNEATVREFFPESLVFRDRGRIELCGEGFNLSHDMSGLEEPPLRYNLFGHEPSQADCSEQGRFFLNGLLGVHIISLSLGKVYCLPYPGYVDDGRLGRRKRGL
- a CDS encoding Tex family protein; its protein translation is MNAHIAQRVSQELKIAPSSVEAVLSLLEQDATVPFIARYRKEATGSLDEEAIFAIKERYARLEELEARKKAVLSSLEERSLLSSVLEEQIRNAPSLTILEDIYLPFRPKRRTRASMAEEKGLAPLAERLLLQKGDDPAALALSFVSEERGVASEEEALQGALDIIAERISEHGEARRKMRLLFGRRGKIRSSVAKGKEEEGAKFRDYFSWEEPAAPAPSHRILAMFRGEKEKFLSLSVLPPEDEALRILREIFLLGSGPDSVLVDRGIVDGYRRLLAPSMETELRNALKKKADREAISVFAGNVKEVLLAPPLGPKNILAVDPGFRTGCKFVCLNRQGDLLHHGVIYPHPPRGDEKGSADTILRAAEKYEIEAIAVGNGTAGRETERFLRGLGLPSSIIITMVNESGASVYSASETARREFPEYDLTVRGAVSIGRRLLDPLAELVKIDPKSIGVGQYQHDVDQKELKKSLDTVVEFCVHAVGVDLNTASLELLSSVSGLGQSTAGQIMKYREANGPFSTRKELLNVPRLGPKTFEQAAGFLRVSGGPDPLDRSAVHPERYPIVERMAADLGCSVSELMKDPGKRSLIDPERYISGDAGLPTLTDILAELERPGRDPRQTFEIYSFTEGIEKIDDLAPGMTLPGVVTNITSFGAFVDIGVHQDGLVHRKHLPGGTESGLRPGQRVEVSVLDVDRARNRIALSMKGHGGRKKK
- a CDS encoding NAD(P)/FAD-dependent oxidoreductase, which gives rise to MSGPRVVVIGGGAAGLMAAGRAAEKGARVILVEKNQTLGAKLLLSGKGRCNLTSAEEDMETFLSAFGPKGKFLYSAFSRFGPAETLDFFSSRGLKTKVERGKRVFPEKGGSEKVINCLIDYIRQGGVTVYRNREALNLEIRDGRALRFILRGQEVEGDAFVICTGGRSFPKTGSTGDGYRFAKRAGHEVVQPVPALCPVRLKEKWPLSARGLNLKNVSLTLLKDGTVISRRFGELLLTHFGISGPIAMDMSREIGDACAAGNAALFLDLKPALTMDVLTARIGRDLEKYAGKMFQDCLKDLLPGGLIPAVVQKAPIPPDKRAEYISAEEKKNLAHLLKEYPLTPDGLLGFDWSIVTSGGVDLREIDPKTMGSRIVENLFFAGEILDLDGPTGGFNLQMCWSTGYVAGESAASAACREN
- a CDS encoding ABC transporter substrate binding protein, which translates into the protein MAAPSRQGKKLLSVLVLLLPALLFPVWREPAAASENRKVVLLHTLSPDDEWTRRATDGILSVFSDSPVKAEFFIEYMDITSTFWSTHVDRLKDLLEAKYSSSPPAVVIATGNEAVSFALVNTTALFGGAPIVYCGLSNEYLFSVFPDSRGTGVRSAPAHALLISEIARLHPGASVAFVSDLTPAGLRDLSRLNSSLVNSGVRPRLIPLSGFSAGRLADSLRELPANTIIMLGTHTTLPDGNPMTMLDTLALILRNTSLPVYTLSEEGVRLGALASVAGKGYEKGRKAGEMAVRILSGEEVETIPPEKSTADHLIFDYRKMRLHSIPRSALSEKSVILNDPAEMAARYFPLTILYLGLFALLGGLAFFLKRKIAKRKSTEKNLRDRTEYWEQLFQRSPEGVVVYNEAGDVLETNPVFRSTFALSEEDLEGASITDLLPWEKGTLRPEDFFRDDRGESREVKIPDRDGIPIPATHLSFPLVSGSEKIFCSLVQDISKRKEMEKRLEERGLFQETLSAISSRFILSPSYHDAMRASLEDILILSKAKTAALYRLTGRKGILARETEVRSSAESPSMAGLFPSEQEEDFLWKSLLFREESVRPATLCLTDLPQNERKEWFPIAEKGISSVSVLPLFLRDSFQGFLALADPSPDWRENMAEPVFDILRNALAAAMERYQDEASLERNHRVINERFTGVILALCQVSELRDVSTSGHQRNVSALAEGLARRLGLPSETVLGVRYAGLVHDIGKLYIPAEILSKPSKLTAAEYELVKKHPEFGKDILSPLDFPWPLTEIILQHHERFDGTGYPLGVKKDGICIEARILAVADAFDAMTSERPYRKKHSPAQAMEEIRGLSGKAYDPEIVEALEAFCKENPS